A section of the Marmota flaviventris isolate mMarFla1 chromosome 19, mMarFla1.hap1, whole genome shotgun sequence genome encodes:
- the LOC114097018 gene encoding serine protease 29-like yields MLSLWFVTLLLVGTSSAGTPAPVSQNDLVGIVGGHSAPQGRWPWQISLRVYSYRWAAWVHICGGSLIHPQWVLTAAHCIGRKDADPSAYRVQAGNVFLYGDTKLLHVNRVIVHPDYVNAFLGSDVALLRLAKPAVCSANIKPVRLSSLSDSVTPRDQCWVTGWGAISMFGSLPPPFRLQQVEVQVVENAVCEQQYHNASRHRHRDRRIILDDMLCAGSEGRSACYGDSGGPLVCKVTGSWRLVGVVSWGIGCALRDIPGVYARVQSFMPWIQQQMRRYT; encoded by the exons ATGCTGAGCCTGTGGTTTGTGACCCTTCTCTTGGTGGGGACCTCCAGTGCTGGGAccccgg CACCTGTCTCACAGAACGACCTGGTGGGCATCGTGGGTGGCCACAGTGCCCCCCAGGGGAGGTGGCCATGGCAGATCAGCTTGAGGGTCTACAGTTACCGCTGGGCTGCATGGGTGCACATCTGTGGGGGTTCCCTCATCCACCCACAGTGGGTGCTGACTGCTGCCCACTGCATTGGCCG GAAAGATGCTGACCCATCAGCCTACCGGGTCCAGGCTGGGAACGTTTTCCTCTATGGGGACACGAAGCTGTTGCATGTGAACCGGGTCATCGTCCACCCTGACTATGTGAATGCCTTCTTGGGCTCAGACGTGGCCTTGCTGCGTCTGGCGAAACCTGCAGTGTGCTCTGCCAACATCAAGCCCGTCAGGCTCTCCTCCCTGTCTGATAGTGTCACCCCAAGGGACCAGTGCTGGGTGACTGGCTGGGGCGCCATCAGCATGTTTG GCTCCCTGCCTCCACCCTTCCGCCTGCAGCAGGTGGAGGTGCAGGTGGTGGAGAATGCAGTCTGCGAGCAACAGTACCACAACGCCAGCAGGCACCGCCACAGGGACCGGAGGATCATCTTGGATGACATGCTGTGTGCGGGCAGCGAGGGCCGCAGTGCCTGCTAT GGTGACTCTGGAGGGCCCCTAGTGTGCAAAGTGACAGGCTCCTGGAGGTTGGTGGGAGTGGTCAGCTGGGGCATCGGCTGTGCTCTCCGCGACATTCCTGGGGTCTATGCTCGGGTCCAGTCTTTCATGCCATGGATCCAGCAGCAGATGAGGAGGTACACCTGA